The Clarias gariepinus isolate MV-2021 ecotype Netherlands chromosome 4, CGAR_prim_01v2, whole genome shotgun sequence genome window below encodes:
- the LOC128520073 gene encoding NEDD4-like E3 ubiquitin-protein ligase WWP1 isoform X2, producing the protein MATAPSRSDCRNNHGRTSQLLAIVLCAKLKRKKNWFGATIYVEVTAEGESRKTSKSHNPSSPKWDDPLTLNVTPHSQLEFKVWTHHTLKADALLGKATLDLRQALEQHDRKLENVKEVLKLTVENKNGVVPSGELTVILDGLAIDQEPLHNGNAATTTTIQQNGDAIHESPEENGRAQNSSVNGIHGVESEAPSTSSGNSDGSTAPVVNGDAESTPTHQTSTCPASPADRSVPSTTVNGENPADAAVSEELVPPPAGGTEEEIGPASALAPTSSPYQSAATASSSTQPSGVDASSSSSSSSAPSQAVAPAAAPAAAPAVVAASSSSSAADAASSTSTVTEGSKPRPSNNSTADPLPPGWEQRKDPHGRTYYVDHNTRTTTWERPQPLPPGWERRVDTRGRIYYVDHNTRTTTWQRPTMESVRNFEQWQSQRSQLQGAMHQFNQRYLYSASMMSAENDPLGPLPPGWERRVDSNDRVYFVNHNTKTTQWEDPRTQGLQNEDPLPEGWEIRYTREGVRYFVDHNTRTTTFSDPRTGKSSVTKGPQIAYERSFRWKLAHFRYLCQSNALPSHVKITVSRQTLFEDSFQQIMALKPYDLRRRLYIIFRGEEGLDYGGLAREWFFLLSHEVLNPMYCLFEYAGKSNYCLQINPASTINPDHLSYFCFIGRFIAMALFHGKFIDTGFSLPFYKRMLNKKLLLKDLESIDPEFYNSLIWIRDNNIEECSLEMYFTVDMEILGKITSHNLKPDGDNILVTEENKEEYIGLMAEWRFSRGVEGQTKAFLDGFNEVVPLQWLQYFDEKELEVMLCGMQEVDLQDWQRNTVYRHYTRNSKQIMWFWQLVKEVDNEVRLRLMQFVTGTCRLPLGGFAELMGSNGPQKFCIEKVGKETWLPRSHTCFNRLDLPPYKSFEQLKEKLLFAIEETEGFGQE; encoded by the exons ATGGCCACGGCCCCATCCAGATCGGACTGCCGCAATAACCACGGAAGGACGTCTCAGCTCCTTGCTATCG TTTTATGTGCCAAACTCAAGAGGAAGAAGAACTGGTTTGGTGCGACCATTTACGTGGAGGTGACAGCGGAGGGAGAGAGCAGGAAGACCTCCAAGTCTCACAACCCCTCCAGCCCCAAGTGGGACGATCCCCTCACTCT gaatgtAACTCCACACTCACAGTTGGAGTTTAAAGTATGGACCCATCACACTTTAAAGGCAGATGCTCTGCTGGGGAAAGCCACTCTGGATCTGCGCCAAGCCCTGGAGCAACACGACAGGAAAC TTGAAAATGTGAAGGAGGTGCTAAAGCTGACCGTGGAGAACAAAAATGGTGTGGTGCCCTCAGGAGAGCTGACTGTTATCCTAGACGGCCTCGCCATTGACCAGGAGCCTCTACACAACGGAAACGCCGCCACGACTACAACCA TTCAGCAGAACGGAGATGCTATTCACGAGAGCCCGGAGGAAAATGGACGAGCTCAGAACAG CTCAGTAAACGGTATACATGGAGTCGAGAGCGAAGCCCCGTCCACCTCCTCCGGCAACAGCGATGGCAGCACAGCCCCTGTTGTCAACGGCGACGCGGAGTCCACGCCCACACACCAGACATCTACGTGTCCCGCGAGCCCTGCAGATAGAAGCGTGCCAAGTACGACTG TTAACGGAGAGAATCCTGCAGATGCAGCCGTTTCAGAAGAGCTGGTGCCTCCCCCTGCTGGTGGGACTGAGGAAGAGATCGGACCTGCCTCTGCACTCGCCCCTACCTCCTCTCCGTACCAGTCCGCAGCCACCGCATCCTCCAGCACTCAGCCCAGCGGTGTTGAtgcctcttcctcctcctcttcctcatctgCACCCAGTCAGGCAGTAGCTCCTGCTGCCGCTCCCGCTGCTGCTCCTGCTGTTGTCGCTGCTTCCTCCTCGAGCTCCGCAGCAGACGCTGCTTCGAGCACCAGCACGGTCACGGAGGGGTCCAAACCTCGGCCATCCAACAATAGCACTGCAGACCCTTTGCCTCCTGG GTGGGAACAGAGGAAGGACCCCCACGGCCGAACCTACTACGTCGATCACAACACAAGAACCACGACGTGGGAAAGACCCCAGCCTCTGCCCCCGGG ttGGGAGAGGCGAGTGGATACCCGCGGCCGCATCTACTACGTAGATCACAACACGCGGACCACCACGTGGCAACGGCCGACCATGGAGTCAGTGCGCAACTTTGAACAGTGGCAGTCCCAGAGAAGCCAGCTGCAGGGAGCTATGCACCAGTTCAACCAGAGATACCTCTACTCG GCTTCAATGATGTCTGCAGAAAATGACCCCCTGGGTCCACTCCCTCCTGGATGGG AGAGACGCGTGGATTCAAACGATCGAGTGTATTTCGTCAATCACAACACCAAGACCACCCAGTGGGAAGATCCCCGCACACAAGG GCTGCAGAACGAGGATCCTCTACCTGAAGGCTGGGAGATACGTTATACGAGAGAAGGCGTGCGCTACTTTGTGGATCACAACACCCGTACCACAACGTTCAGTGACCCAAGGACTGGAAAGTCCTCTGT CACTAAAGGCCCCCAGATAGCCTACGAGCGCAGCTTCCGATGGAAACTAGCTCACTTCCGCTACCTGTGCCAG TCCAACGCGCTACCCAGTCATGTTAAGATCACAGTCTCTAGACAGACATTGTTCGAAGACTCTTTCCAGCAA ATAATGGCTCTGAAGCCGTATGACCTTAGGAGAAGGCTTTACATCATTTTTAGAGGGGAGGAGGGACTCGACTATGGAGGTCTTGCTAG GGAGTGGTTTTTCCTTCTCTCACACGAGGTCCTGAACCCCATGTACTGTTTGTTTGAGTATGCCGGCAAGAGCAACTACTGTCTGCAGATAAATCCTGCGTCCACCATCAACCCAGATCACCTGTCTTACTTCTGCTTCATCGGACGCTTCATTGCCATG GCGCTCTTCCATGGAAAGTTCATTGATACAGGCTTCTCCCTGCCCTTTTACAAGCGCATGCTCAACAAGAAGCTCCTGCTTAAAGACCTGGAGTCCATTGATCCAGAGTTCTACAACTCTCTTATCTGGATCCG ggaCAACAACATAGAAGAATGCAGTTTGGAAATGTATTTCACTGTCGATATGGAGATTCTGGGCAAAATCACATCCCACAATCTGAAACCGGACGGTGATAACATTCTGGTGACGGAGGAGAACAAGGAAGAGTATATCGG GTTAATGGCAGAATGGCGCTTCTCTCGAGGTGTTGAGGGTCAGACCAAAGCGTTTCTAGACGGCTTTAACGAGGTTGTTCCGCTGCAGTGGCTGCAGTACTTTGACGAAAAGGAGTTAGAG gtgatGCTTTGTGGGATGCAGGAGGTGGATCTACAGGACTGGCAGAGAAACACTGTGTATCGCCACTACACCAGGAACAGCAAACAGATCATGTGGTTCTGGCAG CTCGTGAAGGAGGTGGACAACGAGGTCCGTTTGCGACTGATGCAGTTCGTCACAGGCACCTGCAGACTTCCCCTGGGGGGCTTCGCCGAACTCATGG GGAGCAACGGACCTCAGAAATTCTGCATCGAGAAGGTTGGCAAGGAGACTTGGCTTCCCCGGAGTCATACATG CTTTAATCGCCTGGACCTGCCCCCCTACAAAAGCTTTGAACAGTTAAAAGAGAAGCTCCTTTTTGCGATCGAGGAAACCGAAGGATTCGGACAAGAGTAG
- the LOC128520073 gene encoding NEDD4-like E3 ubiquitin-protein ligase WWP1 isoform X1, whose product MATAPSRSDCRNNHGRTSQLLAIVLCAKLKRKKNWFGATIYVEVTAEGESRKTSKSHNPSSPKWDDPLTLNVTPHSQLEFKVWTHHTLKADALLGKATLDLRQALEQHDRKLENVKEVLKLTVENKNGVVPSGELTVILDGLAIDQEPLHNGNAATTTTKVQQNGDAIHESPEENGRAQNSSVNGIHGVESEAPSTSSGNSDGSTAPVVNGDAESTPTHQTSTCPASPADRSVPSTTVNGENPADAAVSEELVPPPAGGTEEEIGPASALAPTSSPYQSAATASSSTQPSGVDASSSSSSSSAPSQAVAPAAAPAAAPAVVAASSSSSAADAASSTSTVTEGSKPRPSNNSTADPLPPGWEQRKDPHGRTYYVDHNTRTTTWERPQPLPPGWERRVDTRGRIYYVDHNTRTTTWQRPTMESVRNFEQWQSQRSQLQGAMHQFNQRYLYSASMMSAENDPLGPLPPGWERRVDSNDRVYFVNHNTKTTQWEDPRTQGLQNEDPLPEGWEIRYTREGVRYFVDHNTRTTTFSDPRTGKSSVTKGPQIAYERSFRWKLAHFRYLCQSNALPSHVKITVSRQTLFEDSFQQIMALKPYDLRRRLYIIFRGEEGLDYGGLAREWFFLLSHEVLNPMYCLFEYAGKSNYCLQINPASTINPDHLSYFCFIGRFIAMALFHGKFIDTGFSLPFYKRMLNKKLLLKDLESIDPEFYNSLIWIRDNNIEECSLEMYFTVDMEILGKITSHNLKPDGDNILVTEENKEEYIGLMAEWRFSRGVEGQTKAFLDGFNEVVPLQWLQYFDEKELEVMLCGMQEVDLQDWQRNTVYRHYTRNSKQIMWFWQLVKEVDNEVRLRLMQFVTGTCRLPLGGFAELMGSNGPQKFCIEKVGKETWLPRSHTCFNRLDLPPYKSFEQLKEKLLFAIEETEGFGQE is encoded by the exons ATGGCCACGGCCCCATCCAGATCGGACTGCCGCAATAACCACGGAAGGACGTCTCAGCTCCTTGCTATCG TTTTATGTGCCAAACTCAAGAGGAAGAAGAACTGGTTTGGTGCGACCATTTACGTGGAGGTGACAGCGGAGGGAGAGAGCAGGAAGACCTCCAAGTCTCACAACCCCTCCAGCCCCAAGTGGGACGATCCCCTCACTCT gaatgtAACTCCACACTCACAGTTGGAGTTTAAAGTATGGACCCATCACACTTTAAAGGCAGATGCTCTGCTGGGGAAAGCCACTCTGGATCTGCGCCAAGCCCTGGAGCAACACGACAGGAAAC TTGAAAATGTGAAGGAGGTGCTAAAGCTGACCGTGGAGAACAAAAATGGTGTGGTGCCCTCAGGAGAGCTGACTGTTATCCTAGACGGCCTCGCCATTGACCAGGAGCCTCTACACAACGGAAACGCCGCCACGACTACAACCA aaGTTCAGCAGAACGGAGATGCTATTCACGAGAGCCCGGAGGAAAATGGACGAGCTCAGAACAG CTCAGTAAACGGTATACATGGAGTCGAGAGCGAAGCCCCGTCCACCTCCTCCGGCAACAGCGATGGCAGCACAGCCCCTGTTGTCAACGGCGACGCGGAGTCCACGCCCACACACCAGACATCTACGTGTCCCGCGAGCCCTGCAGATAGAAGCGTGCCAAGTACGACTG TTAACGGAGAGAATCCTGCAGATGCAGCCGTTTCAGAAGAGCTGGTGCCTCCCCCTGCTGGTGGGACTGAGGAAGAGATCGGACCTGCCTCTGCACTCGCCCCTACCTCCTCTCCGTACCAGTCCGCAGCCACCGCATCCTCCAGCACTCAGCCCAGCGGTGTTGAtgcctcttcctcctcctcttcctcatctgCACCCAGTCAGGCAGTAGCTCCTGCTGCCGCTCCCGCTGCTGCTCCTGCTGTTGTCGCTGCTTCCTCCTCGAGCTCCGCAGCAGACGCTGCTTCGAGCACCAGCACGGTCACGGAGGGGTCCAAACCTCGGCCATCCAACAATAGCACTGCAGACCCTTTGCCTCCTGG GTGGGAACAGAGGAAGGACCCCCACGGCCGAACCTACTACGTCGATCACAACACAAGAACCACGACGTGGGAAAGACCCCAGCCTCTGCCCCCGGG ttGGGAGAGGCGAGTGGATACCCGCGGCCGCATCTACTACGTAGATCACAACACGCGGACCACCACGTGGCAACGGCCGACCATGGAGTCAGTGCGCAACTTTGAACAGTGGCAGTCCCAGAGAAGCCAGCTGCAGGGAGCTATGCACCAGTTCAACCAGAGATACCTCTACTCG GCTTCAATGATGTCTGCAGAAAATGACCCCCTGGGTCCACTCCCTCCTGGATGGG AGAGACGCGTGGATTCAAACGATCGAGTGTATTTCGTCAATCACAACACCAAGACCACCCAGTGGGAAGATCCCCGCACACAAGG GCTGCAGAACGAGGATCCTCTACCTGAAGGCTGGGAGATACGTTATACGAGAGAAGGCGTGCGCTACTTTGTGGATCACAACACCCGTACCACAACGTTCAGTGACCCAAGGACTGGAAAGTCCTCTGT CACTAAAGGCCCCCAGATAGCCTACGAGCGCAGCTTCCGATGGAAACTAGCTCACTTCCGCTACCTGTGCCAG TCCAACGCGCTACCCAGTCATGTTAAGATCACAGTCTCTAGACAGACATTGTTCGAAGACTCTTTCCAGCAA ATAATGGCTCTGAAGCCGTATGACCTTAGGAGAAGGCTTTACATCATTTTTAGAGGGGAGGAGGGACTCGACTATGGAGGTCTTGCTAG GGAGTGGTTTTTCCTTCTCTCACACGAGGTCCTGAACCCCATGTACTGTTTGTTTGAGTATGCCGGCAAGAGCAACTACTGTCTGCAGATAAATCCTGCGTCCACCATCAACCCAGATCACCTGTCTTACTTCTGCTTCATCGGACGCTTCATTGCCATG GCGCTCTTCCATGGAAAGTTCATTGATACAGGCTTCTCCCTGCCCTTTTACAAGCGCATGCTCAACAAGAAGCTCCTGCTTAAAGACCTGGAGTCCATTGATCCAGAGTTCTACAACTCTCTTATCTGGATCCG ggaCAACAACATAGAAGAATGCAGTTTGGAAATGTATTTCACTGTCGATATGGAGATTCTGGGCAAAATCACATCCCACAATCTGAAACCGGACGGTGATAACATTCTGGTGACGGAGGAGAACAAGGAAGAGTATATCGG GTTAATGGCAGAATGGCGCTTCTCTCGAGGTGTTGAGGGTCAGACCAAAGCGTTTCTAGACGGCTTTAACGAGGTTGTTCCGCTGCAGTGGCTGCAGTACTTTGACGAAAAGGAGTTAGAG gtgatGCTTTGTGGGATGCAGGAGGTGGATCTACAGGACTGGCAGAGAAACACTGTGTATCGCCACTACACCAGGAACAGCAAACAGATCATGTGGTTCTGGCAG CTCGTGAAGGAGGTGGACAACGAGGTCCGTTTGCGACTGATGCAGTTCGTCACAGGCACCTGCAGACTTCCCCTGGGGGGCTTCGCCGAACTCATGG GGAGCAACGGACCTCAGAAATTCTGCATCGAGAAGGTTGGCAAGGAGACTTGGCTTCCCCGGAGTCATACATG CTTTAATCGCCTGGACCTGCCCCCCTACAAAAGCTTTGAACAGTTAAAAGAGAAGCTCCTTTTTGCGATCGAGGAAACCGAAGGATTCGGACAAGAGTAG